A genomic window from Martelella lutilitoris includes:
- a CDS encoding FUSC family protein → MALGVVLPWMAGLVAGQAAHGAIASFGAYLMMVSFPRLPEAGRAKVLLSAAFVISLFAMVGGRVELGSGPFFACALAAALAQGAGELRGGYLRLPVALAALAFFLSVGQVPAGGDVVYGLTFLAGTLWALLFVLFFIPVAKKAVDAERLELLKNAAQRRFLAGIASISLLGSIAACFSPGAHPCWLAAAGLRVTKPTRRETLYRMKARGLGTLLGAAAGGLMLGLLAPAPWLHALLVGALVFVMLVIGAKRYGIWSFCLTAVALTFNFSPEAGALAIAANRVLLTIAGIGVACLMLPLLPPSPDADRLGG, encoded by the coding sequence ATGGCTCTCGGGGTCGTGCTGCCCTGGATGGCCGGGCTTGTGGCCGGTCAGGCAGCGCACGGCGCGATCGCGTCGTTCGGCGCCTATCTGATGATGGTTTCGTTTCCGCGCTTGCCCGAGGCGGGCAGAGCGAAAGTGCTGCTATCGGCAGCTTTTGTCATCAGCCTGTTCGCGATGGTCGGCGGTCGCGTCGAACTGGGCTCCGGTCCTTTCTTCGCCTGCGCGCTGGCGGCCGCCCTTGCGCAAGGCGCCGGAGAACTGAGGGGCGGCTACCTTCGGCTTCCGGTTGCGCTTGCCGCGCTGGCGTTCTTCCTGTCTGTCGGCCAGGTTCCTGCCGGCGGTGACGTGGTCTACGGGTTGACCTTTCTCGCCGGCACGCTGTGGGCTCTGCTTTTCGTGCTCTTCTTCATTCCCGTTGCGAAAAAAGCTGTAGACGCCGAGCGGCTCGAACTGTTGAAAAACGCCGCCCAAAGGCGCTTCCTCGCCGGTATTGCCTCGATATCTCTGCTGGGAAGCATCGCCGCCTGTTTCAGCCCGGGCGCGCATCCCTGCTGGCTGGCCGCCGCAGGCCTCAGGGTTACAAAACCGACCCGCAGGGAGACGTTGTACCGGATGAAGGCGCGGGGTCTTGGAACGCTTCTCGGGGCGGCGGCCGGCGGATTGATGCTCGGCCTCCTTGCCCCCGCTCCCTGGCTTCACGCCCTGCTGGTCGGCGCGCTGGTTTTCGTGATGCTGGTAATCGGCGCCAAACGGTACGGCATATGGTCCTTCTGTCTGACGGCTGTCGCACTGACGTTCAACTTCTCGCCGGAAGCCGGGGCCCTGGCTATTGCCGCCAACCGGGTTCTTCTGACGATCGCAGGCATTGGCGTGGCCTGCCTGATGCTGCCGCTGTTGCCGCCTTCGCCCGATGCGGACCGGCTGGGCGGCTGA
- a CDS encoding LuxR C-terminal-related transcriptional regulator, with protein sequence MSYLKANTAPLFWKPGMWDGTPRQDYSEYVRYQGIAGGATLPLFAAPGRFSAITLLTIDKSVHVPDTAHAISILTSVATARMSAFTEGLPCQYNVHGFKLLSGLQVEILSWIAKGKTNSEIALIVGRTERAVAYHVSEILAKISVSSRAQAAAFYAALGLRD encoded by the coding sequence ATGTCATACCTCAAGGCAAACACGGCCCCCCTCTTCTGGAAGCCCGGCATGTGGGATGGCACGCCCCGTCAGGACTATAGCGAATATGTACGTTACCAGGGCATTGCCGGCGGCGCGACACTGCCGCTGTTCGCCGCGCCGGGCAGGTTCAGCGCGATCACCCTGCTGACAATCGACAAGTCAGTTCATGTTCCCGATACGGCACATGCAATCTCCATCCTCACCAGCGTGGCGACCGCGCGGATGTCGGCCTTCACGGAAGGCCTGCCTTGCCAATACAATGTTCACGGTTTCAAGCTGCTTTCCGGATTGCAGGTGGAAATCCTCAGCTGGATTGCGAAAGGGAAAACCAACAGCGAGATCGCTCTGATTGTCGGGCGCACCGAACGCGCCGTCGCCTATCACGTGAGCGAGATACTGGCCAAGATCTCGGTCAGTTCCCGCGCGCAGGCCGCCGCATTCTACGCCGCTCTCGGATTGCGCGACTGA